The following are from one region of the Phormidium sp. PBR-2020 genome:
- a CDS encoding HAD-IA family hydrolase, with protein sequence MTPSQKDPETPRVIFLDAVGTIFGVRGSVGDVYRDFTRQQTGIELDADATNDAFYEAFKAAPPAEFPDIAPQNLFQQEFNWWLAIAEDTFGRLGVLEQFPDFESFFGHLFAHFATAEPWTIYPDVRPALTYWQQQGLELGIVSNFDSRLYTVLDSLDLAQFFTSVTVSTRVGAAKPSPQVWHCALAAHDCPPEAAWHIGDSYREDVEGAIAAGLRGIWLNRP encoded by the coding sequence CTGACCCCATCCCAGAAAGACCCCGAAACGCCGCGCGTCATTTTCCTCGATGCCGTCGGCACAATCTTTGGCGTTCGTGGCAGTGTCGGCGACGTCTATCGCGACTTTACCCGACAACAGACCGGGATTGAACTGGATGCCGATGCCACCAACGACGCTTTTTATGAAGCCTTCAAGGCAGCCCCCCCAGCGGAATTTCCGGACATTGCCCCCCAAAACCTGTTCCAACAGGAATTTAACTGGTGGTTGGCCATCGCCGAGGACACCTTTGGCCGTCTCGGTGTCCTAGAGCAATTCCCCGACTTCGAGAGCTTCTTCGGGCATCTATTCGCCCACTTCGCCACCGCCGAACCTTGGACCATCTATCCCGATGTCCGGCCCGCCCTAACCTATTGGCAACAACAGGGCCTAGAATTGGGCATCGTCTCCAACTTTGACTCCCGGCTCTACACCGTTCTCGACTCCCTCGACCTAGCCCAATTCTTTACCTCCGTGACCGTCTCGACCCGAGTCGGAGCCGCCAAACCCAGCCCCCAGGTCTGGCACTGTGCCTTAGCTGCTCATGACTGTCCCCCAGAAGCCGCCTGGCATATTGGTGACAGTTACCGAGAAGACGTAGAAGGAGCGATCGCCGCCGGGTTGCGGGGAATCTGGTTAAATCGTCCCTAA